A part of Chanos chanos chromosome 9, fChaCha1.1, whole genome shotgun sequence genomic DNA contains:
- the nod1 gene encoding nucleotide-binding oligomerization domain-containing protein 1: MGCGKEQGATEASVSALKLLTLHRELLVEQVKNTKCILDNLLSTGFICTEDVEIIQRSATKADQVRKILELVQSKGEEASQYFIHILHEAYDAYIDLRPWFEDIQYNVPDSIREIPVVNTDPISKYCEKLRHELGRDTQFIASYSKREETRLDDLYTDTLMELVNDRGESLGYLESLEELFEDHGVFNQQAETIFVTGDAGVGKSILLQKIQNLWSRRELNTGAKFFFKFRCRMFSAFKQTDEISLKDLIFKHNCYPDQDPDNEVFSYILRFPGTVLFTFDGYDEILADFDLESVPEVVSPEERTNPLLVLMNLLCGKLLKGSRKILTARTGTEVQSRVIRKKVVLKGFSPDHLQKYTALHFPERAHREVVTLQLDANPHLCGLCSIPLFCWIIFKSFKHLHSLYDDFGLTDSCVTLTSVFFLLSEVFLSHTTARPGLLKRSTKCTAETFKTGEKLLGGFGKLALLGLEKGNFVFSQEDVASCGLSEDNLQVGFLRPVSQYDACGNSATFEFLHVTLQAFMAAFSLVMDNQIAPNEILKFFTECEYRNISRFPCMSCFGRSSLAKGKDPFQNQEHFQFTNLYLCGILSKTNAGLLEHLVPPVLLKKKREVLKSYLSTSVKSHLKGLPRHTTFTEGSKVHAMPNFLWMLRCIFEMHSEDVARMTAKGIAADYIKLAFCNVFSADCSALNFVLHHHKKSIGVDMDNNNISDYGVKLLKPSFSKMTAVRLCVNQITDSGVEVLAEELVKHKVVQVLGLYKNQITDAGAKQIAQIIEECPSIRIVKLGCNKITSVGGKYLASAIQKSKSIFDVGMWGNNLGDEGASAFAEALKNHSSLTNLSLSANGITSVGGRSLARALRENSSLHIFWLIQNEISDDAAADLAEAFRTNSALTHLMLIDNQMTVSGARLLAEALSQNSSVKEVCMKGNRISEEEAKLFEAQTKLRFS; encoded by the exons ATGGGATGTGGCAAGGAGCAGGGAGCCACGGAGGCTTCCGTCTCCGCCCTAAAGCTTTTGACTTTGCACCGCGAACTTCTTGTGGAGCAGGTGAAGAATACAAAGTGTATACTGGATAATCTCCTGTCCACTGGATTCATCTGCACTGAAGACGTTGAGATTATACAGCGATCAGCAACCAAAGCTGACCAG GTGCGTAAAATTTTGGAGCTAGTCCAGAGTAAGGGAGAAGAAGCCTCACAGTATTTCATTCACATCCTCCACGAAGCCTATGATGCGTATATTGATCTCCGGCCCTGGTTTGAAGACATTCAATACAATGTTCCAGACTCTATACGTGAAATACCTGTAGTAAATACTGACCCCA TAAGCAAGTACTGTGAGAAACTCAGACATGAGCTTGGTCGAGACACTCAGTTCATTGCCTCTTACTCAAAGAGGGAGGAGACTCGTCTGGATGACCTCTACACGGACACGCTAATGGAACTTGTGAACGATCGGGGCGAGAGTCTTGGCTACTTGGAGAGTCTGGAGGAGCTCTTTGAAGATCATGGGGTCTTCAACCAACAGGCTGAGACCATTTTTGTCACAGGGGATGCTGGGGTGGGTAAGTCCATTCTGCTCCAGAAAATCCAGAACTTGTGGTCCAGGAGGGAACTGAACACAGGAGCCAAATTCTTCTTTAAGTTCAGGTGCCGAATGTTCAGTGCCTTCAAGCAAACGGACGAGATATCTCTCAAAGATCTGATCTTCAAGCACAACTGTTACCCAGACCAGGACCCTGATAATGAGGTGTTTAGCTACATCCTGAGATTCCCAGGGACTGTTCTTTTCACGTTCGACGGCTACGATGAAATCCTAGCGGATTTTGACTTGGAGAGCGTGCCTGAGGTGGTTTCTCCTGAGGAACGGACGAATCCGCTCTTAGTCTTAATGAATCTTCTCTGCGGGAAACTACTCAAAGGTTCACGAAAGATCTTAACGGCACGCACCGGCACAGAAGTCCAGAGCCGAGTTATTAGGAAGAAAGTGGTCCTCAAAGGGTTTTCACCGGATCATCTGCAGAAATACACAGCGTTGCACTTTCCAGAGAGAGCGCACCGCGAAGTGGTCACTTTGCAACTGGATGCCAACCCTCACCTCTGTGGCCTCTGTTCAATCCCTCTGTTCTGTTGGATTATTTTTAAGAGTTTTAAACATCTCCACTCCTTATATGATGACTTTGGGCTGACAGACTCTTGTGTGACCCTTACAAGCGTCTTCTTCCTGCTCTCAGAGGTTTTCCTCAGCCACACAACTGCACGTCCAGGACTTCTCAAAAGGAGCACAAAGTGCACTGCCGAGACATTTAAAACTGGCGAGAAATTGCTTGGAGGTTTTGGTAAACTGGCATTGTTAGGTTTGGAGAAGGGAAACTTTGTATTCAGCCAGGAGGATGTGGCTTCCTGCGGCCTTAGCGAGGACAATCTTCAGGTCGGCTTTCTCAGGCCTGTCAGTCAGTATGATGCCTGTGGAAACTCTGCGACCTTTGAATTCCTCCACGTTACCCTCCAGGCCTTCATGGCTGCATTCTCTCTGGTGATGGATAACCAGATCGCCCCGAACGAGATTCTCAAGTTTTTTACCGAATGTGAGTACAGGAACATTTCCCGTTTCCCTTGCATGTCTTGTTTTGGCAGGTCCTCACTCGCGAAGGGCAAGGACCCTTTTCAGAACCAAGAGCATTTTCAATTCACCAACCTCTACCTATGTGGCATACTCTCTAAAACCAATGCTGGGCTCCTTGAGCACCTTGTACCCCCTGTCTTGTTGAAGAAAAAGCGTGAAGTTCTCAAGTCCTATCTTTCCACCAGCGTCAAGTCGCATCTCAAGGGTCTTCCCCGTCACACCACGTTCACAGAGGGCAGTAAAGTGCATGCGATGCCCAACTTCCTCTGGATGCTCAGATGTATTTTTGAGATGCACAGTGAGGATGTAGCCCGGATGACTGCAAAGGGCATTGCGGCTGATTACATCAAGCTGGCTTTCTGCAACGTCTTCTCTGCGGACTGCAGTGCTCTCAACTTTGTGCTACATCACCACAAGAAGAGCATAGGCGTGGACATGGACAATAACAACATCAGTGACTACGGTGTGAAACTGCTCAAACCTTCCTTCAGTAAAATGACAGCTGTTAG gctgtgtgtgaACCAGATCACTGACAGCGGCGTTGAGGTCTTGGCAGAGGAACTTGTAAAGCACAAAGTTGTTCAGGTCTTGGG TCTGTACAAGAATCAGATCACTGATGCCGGAGCCAAACAAATTGCTCAGATTATTGAAGAATGTCCTTCCATACGGATTGTTAA GCTTGGTTGCAACAAGATCACGAGTGTAGGTGGGAAATACTTGGCCAGTGCAATCCAGAAGAGCAAATCTATATTTGATGTCGG gaTGTGGGGGAACAACCTGGGCGATGAAGGGGCAAGTGCCTTTGCAGAAGCCCTGAAAAATCACTCAAGCCTGACCAACCTTAG CCTGTCTGCAAATGGCATCACTTCTGTTGGGGGGAGGAGCTTGGCGAGAGCACTGAGGGAAAACTCAAGCCTTCATATCTTCtg GCTGATTCAGAATGAAATCTCCGATGATGCTGCGGCAGATCTTGCTGAGGCGTTCAGGACCaactctgcactcacacacctcaT GTTGATTGATAACCAGATGACCGTAAGCGGAGCTCGGCTTCTGGCCGAAGCCTTGTCTCAAAACTCGTCAGTGAAAGAAGTCTG CATGAAAGGAAACCGAATCTCTGAGGAGGAAGCAAAGTTGTTTGAGGCACAAACCAAGCTTCGTTTCTCCTGA
- the ggctb gene encoding gamma-glutamylcyclotransferase, whose translation MLLALGLILLPLLEASENMDNQTTFLYFAYGSNLLKERLQLKNPSATVHCVARLKDYKLVFGNHKGLASDRWHGGVATIEPSPGDEVWGVVWRLNMSDLESLDRQENVKLGAYSPVGVSVWTRGQELSCRTYIMNSCVYAPPSPQYLKVIVMGAEQNGLPKDYQEKLKAIETNKYEGPLPVMEEVERALKKAKERTKLLSDA comes from the exons ATGCTGCTAGCTCTTGGCCTGATTCTTCTACCTCTCTTAG aggcCTCTGAAAACATGGACAATCAAACCACCTTCTTGTACTTTGCTTATGGAAGTAACCTACTGAAAGAGAGACTACAGCTGAAGAATCCCTCAGCAACAGTTCACTGTGTGGCCAGACTTAAG GACTATAAGCTGGTGTTTGGGAACCACAAGGGGCTTGCGAGTGACCGCTGGCATGGGGGCGTGGCCACTATTGAACCCAGCCCGGGGGACGAGGTGTGGGGGGTGGTCTGGAGGCTAAACATGTCTGACCTTGAGTCTCTGGACAG ACAAGAGAATGTGAAGTTGGGGGCGTACAGCCCCGTGGGGGTGTCGGTCTGGACCCGTGGCCAGGAGCTAAGCTGTCGGACCTACATCATGAACAGTTGCGTCTACGCTCCGCCATCTCCACAGTACCTGAAG GTGATAGTGATGGGGGCTGAGCAGAATGGTTTACCCAAGGACTACCAGGAGAAGCTTAAAGCCATTGAGACCAACAAATATGAGGGTCCGCTGCCAGTGATGGAGGAAGTGGAGCGCGCTTTGAAGAAAGCTAAGGAGCGAACGAAGCTCCTGTCTGATGCATAG